The DNA window ACAGCACTGGGGCACGGcactgggggtgctgggggtacACAGGGGTGCACGGCACTGGGGCACGGcactgggggtgctgggggtacACAGGGGTGCACGGcactgggggtgctgggggtaaGCAGGGGTGCACAGcactgggggtgctgggggtacACAGGGGTGCACGGCACTGGGGCACGGcactgggggtgctgggggtaaGCAGGGGTGCACGGCACTGGGGCACGGCACTGGGAGTGCTGGGGGCACGCAGGGGTGCACAGcactgggggtgctgggggtacACAGGGGTGCACAGCACTGGGGCACGGcactgggggtgctgggggcacgCAGGGGTGCACAGcactgggggtgctgggggtacACAGGGGTGCACGGcactgggggtgctgggggtacGCAGGGGTGCACAGcactgggggtgctgggggtacACAGGGGGGCACAGCACTGGGGCACGGcactgggggtgctgggggtacACAGGGGTGCACGGcactgggggtgctgggggtaaGCAGGGGTGCACGGCACCAGGGTGTGGCAGGGGGGTGCTGGGTCTGGGCTGACTGGGGTGCACAGCACTGGGGATACCGGGGGTACATGGGGAGAGCACGACGCCAGGGCGCGGCACTGGGGACGCTGGGTCGGGGCTGCACTGGGGAGCTGGGGTACGTGCGGGGGCGAGCATGGCACTGGAGCGCAGCGCTGAGGCTGGGGGCACAGGGTGCGCTGGGTGCAAATGGCGCGGTGGGGACCCAGCCCGGGGGTGCAGCCGGGGTGCACGGCCCATGGTGTGCCGGCGGGCACGTCCCTTGGGTGCAGGGCCTTCGGGGGCCCCAGAGAGCCGCTGTCCGGGGTGCCCATCGTGCGGGGCTGCGTGACCTGGGGGCCGGCGGCGTGGCAGGCGGTGGTGCTGAGTGCCTGCTCAGCCCCACTGCCGGCCCGCAGCCCGAGCAGGAGGCGCTGGGTGCCGGCTCGCCCGTGttcggggaggaggaggaggagagagaccTGAACAAGGCGCTGGGCGTGGAGCGCTTCGAGGAGATCCTGTGCGACGCACACCCCCGCAACGCGGAGGAGGCCGGGCGCAGCTACGGCGAGGAGGACTTCGAGTGTGAGTGGGGCCtggggggcagcgggcaggcagcgggcaggcagcgggcagggtgCCAACCCCACCCTGTCCCCCGCAGACCACCGCCAGTCGTCCCACCACATCCACCACCCGCTCTCCACGCACCTGCCCCCCGACACCCGCCGCAAGAAGGGGGTGCCgaaaaagggcaagaagaagCACCGCCGTGCCTCCGTCCCTGGCGAGACCCCCACCATCGAGGAGGCCgaagaggatgaggatgaggcGTGCGACACAGAGACGGAGCGGTCGGCGGAGGAGCTCCGGCAGCCTGGCTCGCCCGAGGCAGTGCAGgtgagggcagggctgggggcggggggcacaGCGTTGCCCCCCGTTCTGGGGACTCTCGGGCTGGGGGCACGGCCCaggtgctgggagctggagccAGTGGTGCCTGCGGCCGGGGACACGGCTCCGCAGCAGCCGGTTCCTCCCATGCCCCGTGTCAGTTCTTCCTGCAGGAGGACGAGGTGACCGACCGCCGGGCAGAGGAGCCGGCGTCCCCCACGCTGCTGCCCGGCTCCCCCCCGGAGCCCCGTGGGTCCACGTCCCCCAGGGAAGCCCAGGCAGGCAGGTGAGCGGGGACCGGGCAGCGCCAGGGCTCGCTGGGGCTTGGACGGGGCTGTCGAGGGGCGGGCAGCCCCCTCTGGCTGCCCCacgcagggctggggggcagagCGGGGCTCAGCTCTGAGGTGGGCGCCTGCCTCGCAGCCCCGATGTGGAGGAGGGAGTTTCGGTGCAGGGAGCGGCTGCCGCCGAGGCCGGCTCCCCTGGTCGCCCCGTTCCCAAGTCGCAGCTGGGGCACCGCAGCTACAACCTGCACGAGCGGCGGCGGATCGGCAGCATGACGGGCGTGGAGCAGGCTCAGTACCAGAAGATGCCGACAGACGAGTCGGAGGCCCAGACGCTGGCCTCGGCCGACCTGGACTACATGAAGAGTGAGTGGGGGGCACCCTGCGCCACGGGGGCCGTGCTGGCGGCGTGCCGTTGGCACAATGGGAGCTGAGGCATGCACCGGGGCGAGACGAGCTGGGGCCAGCGACTCCGGCAGCACCGGGTCGCCCTGcggctgcagcagagccaggctgggtgCAGGCTCCAGCCCCACTGCAGGCACTGGGTACGGCCGCAGGGGACCCCTCTCTGGGGCACCGCGGTCATGTCACATCCATGTGGAGCCGGTGCCTGGGACGGTTGGAGCCGCCGCCGGCGGTGCCTCCCCTGGGTGCCGCCAGCCCCTGGTGATTTGCAGCTCGGGGACTCCCAGGGCAGCCGGTGACGCTTCTGCCTCAGAGCTCCCCGGGGAGCGCTGCCCACGGCAGAGCCCGTGTGCCGACGGGCACGTGCAGCCCCTGGCACGGGGTTTTGGGTGACCTCAGTGCAAGGAGCCACCTCGGCTCCTGCTCGTCACCACCGGCCCcggtgctggagcagcagcgACCGGGTGACCCCACTGGTGCCGCAGCACCCGCCGGCGCACGGGCCATTCCCCCCCTCCCGTACCGAGAGCTGCCCCGCTGCCAGCGGCAACCCCGGCGCTGTGACGGTCCTTGCCCGGCCCCAGCTCAGGTCCCTCTGCTCGAGCTGCCCCGACACGCTGCCGCCCACAGCTCCCCCGGGCTGCCCGGTACCGGGGTTCCCCAGCGGACCCCCCAGGCCAGGCTGTGTGGCGCCGGGCTCCCAGGTCACCCGCCCGCTGCCAGTGCCGTCCTCCTCTGTCTCTGGCAGGTCACCGCTTCGAGGACGTGCCGGGGGTGCGCCGGCACCTCGTCCGGAAGAGCGCCAAGGCGCAGGTGGTCCATGTCAGCAAGGACCACAAGGAGCCCAGCACGCGGCACCGCAAGCAGGACCGGCAGCCCCATGAGGTGGGGGGTCCCGGCGCcccggggggtggggtgggcagggctgggggtcccgGCACAGCGGAGGAGCCGAAGCGCGGCGTGGGACCGGGGGAGTGGCTGGGCTGCCCGTCTTGCCCGGGGCGCTGCGGAGGGGGCTGCCATCCCCACTGTCCCGGCGCTGACCCGGCCGTGCCGCAGGTGTTTGTGGAGCTGAACGAGCTGGTGGTGGACAAGAACCAGGAGCTGCAGTGGAAGGAGACGGCGCGTTGGATCAAGTTTGAGGAGGACGTGGAGGAGGAGACGGACCGCTGGGGCAAGCCGCACGTGGCCTCCCTGTCCTTCCGCAGCCTCCTGGAGCTGCGCAAGACCCTGTCCCACGGTAGGGAGGCAGGGCCGGCCCCACGGGGCCTGGCCGGGGGGGAGTTCTCCGGCCCCGCTCGCTTCAGCCCCCCATCCCTCGCCCAGGGGCCGTGCTCCTCGACCTGGACCAGAAGACGCTGCCGGGGGTGGCTCACCAGGTGGTGGAGCAGATGGTCATCACCGACCAGATCCGGGCCGAGGACCGTGCCAACGTGCTGCGGGCGCTGCTGCTCAAGCACAGGTGAGCGCGGGGGGCAGCgacccgcagcccccccccccccaggctctgctccccacagcTGTGGGGACAGCGCTGTCCCCGGGGACACCGGTGTGCAGCATGCCGGCAGGGACATCCGTGCCGGGCTGCCAGCCGCTGTCCTGTCGAGCTGCCACCAACAGTCCTGGCTTTGCCCCGCAGCCACCCAAGCGACGAGAAGGACTTCTCCTTCCCCCGAAACATCTCGGCTGGCAGCCTGGGCTCCCTGCTCGTGCACCACCACAGCACCAACCACGTGGCAGAGGGCAGCGAGCCGGCCGTCACCGAGCCCCTCATCGCTGGGCACGCCGTGGAGCACGACACGCGGGTCGACGTGGAGCGGGAGGTGAGCCCGGTTCCCGCGGCCGCCCCACACCCGTCCCCAGCCTTCCACCCGCTCCTTCCTCCCGGCCTGCCACCGCTCCTCATCCTCGGGAGGGGCCCTGACCCTGCTGCACGCTCTGTCCCTGCAGAGGGAGGTCCTCACCCCCACGCCCCCGGCCGGCATCACTCGCTCCAAGTCCAAGCACGAGCTGAAGCTGCTGGAGAAGATCCCGGACAACGCCGAGGCCACGGTGGTGCTTGTGGGTACGGAggggtggcagggggtgggcagggtgggggggggtcgGGGACCCTACGCGGGGCTCCCGCGGTGACCCCCTGTTGCCCCCCAGGCTGCGTGGAGTTCCTGGACCAGCCCACCATGGCCTTCGTGCGGCTGCAGGAGGCGGTGGAGCTGGACTCGGTGCTGGAGGTGCCCGTCCCCGTGCGGTTCCTCTTTGTGCTGCTGgggcccagcagcacccacatgGACTACCACGAGATCGGGCGCTCCATCTCCACCCTCATGTCCGACAAGGTGGGTGCCAGGAGCCTGCCGGGGCCGTGCCGCCGTGGCCTGGCTCGGTGTCCCACGGTGCCCCTGGGCGGGCGCTCTGACCATGCCATCGCCCTGCCAGCAATTCCACGAGGCCGCGTACCTGGCCGACGACCGCCACGACCTCCTCAACGCCATCAACGAGTTCCTGGACTGCAGCGTGGTGCTGCCGCCCTCCGAGGTGCAGGGCGAGGAGCTGCTGCGCAGCGTCGCCCACTTCCAGCGCGAGATGctgaagaagagggaggagcaggagcggcggctgctgctggagcccaAGTCCCCCGAGGAGAAAGgtgccggcggggccgggagcgggaTTGGGGCAGGGTCTGGGTGGGGGCACCCGGCTGGCGCGGTCTCACCGTCTgtccgtccgtctgtccgtGGGGCGCAGCGCTGCTAAAGCTGAAGGTGGTGGAGGGCgagggcgaggaggaggaggatgatcCCCTGCGGCGCACGGGCCGGCCCTTTGGGGGGCTGATCCGGGATGTGCGGCGGCGGTACCCCAAGTACCTGAGCGACTTCAGGGACGCGCTGAACCCCCAGTGCATCGCGGCCATCATCTTCATCTACTTCGCCGCGCTGTCACCGGCCATCACCTTCGGAGGGCTGCTGGGTGAGCGCTGGGGGGCGCGGCAGTGCGGGGCACTGCgggggtgggtgctgggagggagcgGGTAGGAGCCGCGGGGCCAGCGGCTGTGAGGCTGCGGACGAAGGGCCCCGTCCCGCCGGGGTGCCTGAGCCTGTCCTGCCCGCAGGGGAGAAGACGCAGGACCTGATCGGGGTGTCTGAGCTGATCATCTCCACGTCGCTGCAGGGCGTGCTCTTCTGCCTGCTGGGTGCCCAGCCCCTGCTCGTCATCGGCTTCTCGGGGCCCCTGCTCGTCTTTGAGGAGGCTTTCTTCACGGTGAGAGCGGGGCGAGCCTCCGTGGGCGGGACTGGGCTGGGGGGACATTCCCCTGTGCCGTGGGCCAGACgttccccacccccagccccactgctcctgccaggaccctccctgccccgctgcccgggGCTCTGTCCCAGCCCTGCGGCCGTCCCTCCTGCTGACACCGGCCTGTCTGTCTGCATCTCTCTGTCCGTCTGCACGGCACCGGCAGTTCTGCACGTCCAACGAGCTGGAGTACCTGGTGGGGCGCGTCTGGATCGGCTTCTGGCTCATCCTCATCGTGCTGGTCATGGTGGCCTTCGAGGGCAGCTTCCTGGTGCGCTTCGTCTCTCGCTTCACCCAGGAGATCTTCGCCTTTCTCATCTCCCTCATCTTCATCTACGAGACTTTCTCCAAACTGGCCAAGGTGAgctggcggggcgggggcgtCCACGGGACGGGGGACACACAGGACCGGCCTGAGCCTCGCGCTGCTGCAGATCTTCCAGGAGCACCCCCTGCACGGCTGCCTGCGGGCGAACGGCACAGGCACGGAGGGAGAGGCGTGGAGGAACGCCAGCACGGCCCCGGCCAACGGCACGGCCGGCCGCGCCACAGCCAAGGTGACGGGGCAGCCCAACACGGCGCTGCTCTCACTGGTGCTCATGGCCGGCACCTTCTTCATCGCCTTCTTCCTGCGCAAGTTCAAGAACAGCCGGTTCTTCCCCGGACGGGTGCGTGGGGCAGGCGGGACGGCGCGGGCGCTGCGTGGGGCCCTGGGGTGAGCCCGGCTTTGggggcagggctgagctggggggCCCAGCCGGGGAGGCTGGGGCCGGGCTGACACTGCTCTTCCTCCAGATCCGGCGGGTCATCGGGGACTTCGGGGTGCCCATTGCCATCCTGGTGATGGTGCTGGTGGACTACAGCATCCAGGACACCTACACGCAGGTCAGCACCCGACTGCCTGCCCTCGGCAGGACCTCCCCACCCCCGTGCCCTCCTGCGGGGCCCCGGCACTGCCCGGCCCCGGTCCCGCTTGCCAACCCAGCTGCAGGTCAGCGGCTCACAACGTGTGCGGCACCGTATGTCCCCGCCACGGCTGCCGCGGTGCTCAGCCACCTCCAGCTGCCGGCATCTCgcctttcctctccccacttTGCCGAAAGCCCTTTGAGTCCGGCTCTGCGGCTCACCCCACGCCCCACGGCACCCCTTGCTCTGGCGGAGCTGCGTGCCGGGGGGCAGAGCTGGTGTCCCCCCCTCAGCGTTTCTCGCCCCCTCCCCACAGAAGCTGAGTGTGCCCAGCGGGTTCTCGGTGACGGCCCCGGACAAGCGGGGCTGGGTGATCAACCCCCTGGGCGAGAAGAGCGACTTCCCCGTCTGGATGATGGTGGCCAGCGGCCTCCCCGCCGTCCTCGTCTTCATCCTCATCTTCATGGAGACGCAGATCACCACGTGAGCGCagcggggcagggctgggggcccGGCAGGGCCGCGCGGGGCACGAGTGGGGCAGGGTGTGCCGTGCCGAGCTGTGCCGAGCTGTGCCACGCTGTGTCAGGCCGTGCCGTACCGTGCTGCGCAATGCTGAGCTGTGCCGTGTCAtgctgtgccaggctgtgccaggctgAGCCATGCCAAGCTGTGCTATGCCACGCTGAGCTGTGCCACGCTGAACTGTGCAGTGCCGCGCCAtgccgagccgtgccgagcTTTGcagtgccgtgccgtgccgagccCTGTCGAGCCGTGCCGACGGTCTGCCCTTGTGCCCAGGCTGATCATCAGCAAGAAGGAGCGGATGCTGCAGAAGGGCTCTGGGTTCCACCTTGACCTCCTGCTCATCGTGGCCATGGGCGGCTTCTTCGCGCTCTTCGGGCTGCCGTGGCTCGCCGCGGCCACGGTGCGCTCCGTCACGCACGCCAACGCCCTCACCGTCATGAGCAAGGCTGTGGCGCCCGGGGACAAGCCCAAGATCCAGGAGGTGAAGGAGCAGCGGGTCACCGGGCTCCTGGTGGCCGTGCTCGTCGGTAggtccagccctgcctgctgtgggACCCCACTGCTCCGTCTTGCGTGGCCATGGGGGGGGccgggcagccctggggagctgggggggggtgtgtgtgtgtgtgtgtgtgtgtgtgtgctgggctCACAAGAGCTGGGGTGCCCCAAGCCCCGGCCAAATTGGCATGGCCGTCCTCTCCCACTCGGACCTGGACACAGGACCCTCCCCACGCGTCGGGGGGTGACCGGGCAGGGatgagtggggctggggggctgttGTGAGCTCCGGGTGCCCCTCCCCGGGCACCGCAGCTGACCCCGCTCTGCCCCAGGCCTGTCCATCGTCATCGGGGACCTGCTGCGGCAGATCCCACTGGCCGTGCTCTTCGGGATCTTCCTCTACATGGGCGTCACCTCCCTCAACGGCATCCAGTTCTACGAGcgcctgcagctgctgctgatgCCCCCCAAGCACCACCCCGACGTCACCTACGTCAAAAAGGTCAGGGGGGTCCCTGGGAGGGGTCTGGGGGGCTGAGACCCTCATCTGGGGCAGCAGCCGGCCTGGGGCACCCTGGGGTTGGCGGTACCAGGGAGTCTGTGGGACAGACTCTAGCAAAGCCTTGTTGGGgggttggggcgggggggcagtGTGGTTCCTCTGGGGCGGCCAGACCccgcagggctgtggggaggccGTGTCCTGCGGGTTGTGGTGCCGCTGGGGGTCAGGCTGTCCCAGCGTGGGAGTGGGACGGAGGGGTCCGGCACACACGTGCCCCCCGCGCTGACACCTGTCCCCACGCAGGTGCGCACGCTGCGCATGCACCTCTTCACCGGGCTGCAGCTGGCGTGTCTGGCCGTGCTCTGGGCCGTCATGTCCACGGTGGCCTCCCTGGCCTTCCCCTTCATCCTCATCCTCACGGTGCCACTCCGCATGTGCCTGCTCAGCCGCATCTTCACCGACCGTGAGATGAAGTGTGTAAGTACCTGCTCTGCGTCCCACGGCGGCTGCATCCCTCATCCCCGTGGGCCGTGTCGGCTGGAGCCAGGCGGgagggcggtgggggggggccCTGGCTGCCCGCTCAGCCGACATCTccccacagctggatgcagaCGAAGCTGAGCCCATCTTCGACGAGCGGGAAGGTGTGGATGAGTACAACGAAATGCCGATGCCGGTGTGACCACACGCCAGCCAGTGAGCCGGGCACGGCCAggccccggcgctgccgcccTGCATGGGGACGGGGGCAGCAGCTGCACCGCCAAGCCCAGCCGGGGCCGGGCACCCCGTGCTCCCCGTGCCTTCGGGGGGACACCTGCCAAAGAGACGCCGGCCCGCAGCCTCGCCCCACTGGGgacccccacacccctcccgTCCGGTACAGGGCCGGGCCGTGCCTTCCGTCCCCTCTGGGCACGTCCTGAGCGCGGTGCGGGGCAGAGCCCCCCCGGTCGCCCCCAGCAGAGCCGCAGGTCCtggccctgccccagcccctccgcaGCCCCCGGCCCTGGGCTCCCACCGGACAATCAGGCGTTTCCTAAATCccactgtgttttatttaagagAGTAATTTAAATGGCAATAAACAGCTTTATAACGAGCATGCCGGGCCGAGGGTGCTGAGGCGGTTGAGGCTGGCGGGGGGAGCCCTGTGCACCCCTGCCCGCGGGCAggactgcaggcagcagcatcccgAGCGCTGCCAGGTGCCAGCCCTGCCGCCGCCGAGGGGGGGCCGCTCCTGCCTGACCCCCCGCAGGGCAGAGGGCCGCGGTGGGGCTGCGGGGGCCGCCTTGTGCCAGGCCGCAgccgggcaggggctgtgggtCACCGCTGCCTTGTACCAATAAACAGACTGGACTTTGCACGCTTTTCACCAGTTTTATTGTAAAGTTACC is part of the Balearica regulorum gibbericeps isolate bBalReg1 chromosome 2, bBalReg1.pri, whole genome shotgun sequence genome and encodes:
- the SLC4A2 gene encoding anion exchange protein 2, which encodes MTHSQVSSEIHHIVSSAFQSPEQEALGAGSPVFGEEEEERDLNKALGVERFEEILCDAHPRNAEEAGRSYGEEDFEYHRQSSHHIHHPLSTHLPPDTRRKKGVPKKGKKKHRRASVPGETPTIEEAEEDEDEACDTETERSAEELRQPGSPEAVQFFLQEDEVTDRRAEEPASPTLLPGSPPEPRGSTSPREAQAGSPDVEEGVSVQGAAAAEAGSPGRPVPKSQLGHRSYNLHERRRIGSMTGVEQAQYQKMPTDESEAQTLASADLDYMKSHRFEDVPGVRRHLVRKSAKAQVVHVSKDHKEPSTRHRKQDRQPHEVFVELNELVVDKNQELQWKETARWIKFEEDVEEETDRWGKPHVASLSFRSLLELRKTLSHGAVLLDLDQKTLPGVAHQVVEQMVITDQIRAEDRANVLRALLLKHSHPSDEKDFSFPRNISAGSLGSLLVHHHSTNHVAEGSEPAVTEPLIAGHAVEHDTRVDVEREREVLTPTPPAGITRSKSKHELKLLEKIPDNAEATVVLVGCVEFLDQPTMAFVRLQEAVELDSVLEVPVPVRFLFVLLGPSSTHMDYHEIGRSISTLMSDKQFHEAAYLADDRHDLLNAINEFLDCSVVLPPSEVQGEELLRSVAHFQREMLKKREEQERRLLLEPKSPEEKALLKLKVVEGEGEEEEDDPLRRTGRPFGGLIRDVRRRYPKYLSDFRDALNPQCIAAIIFIYFAALSPAITFGGLLGEKTQDLIGVSELIISTSLQGVLFCLLGAQPLLVIGFSGPLLVFEEAFFTFCTSNELEYLVGRVWIGFWLILIVLVMVAFEGSFLVRFVSRFTQEIFAFLISLIFIYETFSKLAKIFQEHPLHGCLRANGTGTEGEAWRNASTAPANGTAGRATAKVTGQPNTALLSLVLMAGTFFIAFFLRKFKNSRFFPGRIRRVIGDFGVPIAILVMVLVDYSIQDTYTQKLSVPSGFSVTAPDKRGWVINPLGEKSDFPVWMMVASGLPAVLVFILIFMETQITTLIISKKERMLQKGSGFHLDLLLIVAMGGFFALFGLPWLAAATVRSVTHANALTVMSKAVAPGDKPKIQEVKEQRVTGLLVAVLVGLSIVIGDLLRQIPLAVLFGIFLYMGVTSLNGIQFYERLQLLLMPPKHHPDVTYVKKVRTLRMHLFTGLQLACLAVLWAVMSTVASLAFPFILILTVPLRMCLLSRIFTDREMKCLDADEAEPIFDEREGVDEYNEMPMPV